Below is a genomic region from Rhineura floridana isolate rRhiFlo1 chromosome 5, rRhiFlo1.hap2, whole genome shotgun sequence.
TTTAGATGTGTGTATTAGGCGCGCGCGTGTTGTGTTTATTCCCACTCCGTCTGAACTCTGGATGTTTCACACGTAATGCTCAGGAAAGGGGGGCACAAAAATACTCCGGCCAAACCGCGCTTGGGGATTCcaggctgctcccccccccatcccggaTCATCAACCTCCTGGAACAATCGGGAAAGACGATCCGAGGCCAACTCCCCTCTCTCTGTTCTCCCCCACCCTCTTtgcgtggattttttttaaagagtgtttTGAAAACAACCATCACCTTCGTGCCTCCCCCACTCGATGCTCCTGATATTTTAAAACCACATATTCCAATCTGGACTCCACCGAGCTGCAACTCGCGTCTGTACAGGGAACAACAGGCGCTAGTGACTGTGtgcttttgatgatgatgatgatttttttgCTCAGCCAGCTCTGACTCACCCAGACGGCTTGAAACACCTGCAATTGTGGCTGTGGCTTCCATTGACGATGGCCCCGGTAAAGACTGTACTCTGAATCCCAATCGGTCATCAATATATAAAGGGAGGGATTTTTCCTCCTCCAGAGCCTCCGACAAGCAAGAAGCTCCCCGCCAACCTAGActgcctcttttaaaaaaataaataaataaatccccattTTGCTGCCACTGTACACTATACGTATAAAAGCTTGCAAAATGCACCGAGGAACCGTATTGGCTGCAGCCTCATAATCCCCCCCACCCGTTTTGGGaagcaaataaaatatttttttttaaagcctgggCTAAGCTGTGAGCTCTCCCTGAAGAGGACAAAAGTGGCATTTGCGGTGGGGAGGCGAAAAAGGCGCGAGGAAGAAAAGAGGAGCGATTGACGGCGATGTCTTGTGAATGCAAAGGCTGTTTTCCCTTTTAGAGGGAGAGACTCTGTGCGTGTgtgtctctctcggtctctctgccccccccaccccgctcgcttttttttttttaatctatgcgCCCAGCCATGAGTTGCCTGTTGATTTCCTCTTGACGGgcaagacagagagagggagccGAGCAAACTGAAATTAAACTGCAGCAAGCCAAAAGTGCAAAGCTCTCCCAGACACGCACAGAGGCAGCAGcgagaggcgggcgggcgagcgaGCGATGTGGTCGTGGTGGTGGCGGCGCCGgcgccagcagcagcagcggtggaGGCGGCGGCTCCTGATCTCCCTTGCAGAACGTGCTTTTGACCGGgctggctttttaaaattttgatttCCCCCTCCCGCCTCGTTTTGCCAAGAGATCCGCTGCAGATCCGGCGGAGGATCGGCTCTGAAGGGCTCTTAATTCTCTTTTTTCTGCCTcctaaagaaaattaaaaaaaaaaaacaggaggcGAATCTGGCGCGTAGGAACTACAAATCCGGAGGGACTCTTCATATTTTGGCTTTTGGACACAGCAGCTTCCCTCCCCCATGATTAATATTATTTTTGGCGTCGTAGGGGGCGGCAAAACATGTCTGTGCGTGTCTGTGTGTGAGAAGCGGAGCGACTTCCCGGTGGTAGGCAGCGAGATGCGGCTCTCCGCAGCAGCCGGGCGGGCGAGATTAGATCTCTAAATGCAGCAAAAGGCTCGctgaaaaaaaccccaacaagccTGCGGAGCCGTCAGACGTCGCTTtccacctccttcctctctctctctctcgccgcctcccccccccccgcctttcaGCCGGCAAGACCTGACTGTGTCCCCGTCCCCACCTCCGCTCCTTCTTGCTCCAGCAAGCCTTAGCTTTTACAAGTCGCCTTGGATCAAGAAGCCACTTGCTTTAAAGACACGCACATTCGCTCTCTTaacgcccccccccccaatgttttggTAGGATTCATCGccgtcttttctttttttttagtcagtatatttgtggatttttttttcggTCTAGAAAAGAAGCTGGCTTTTTGTTGCTCATcccattcccccctcctctctgaAGTTGGACAGAGCAAGGGGAAACTGCGGCAGGAAGGAGGAGAACGGGGCGAATAAAAGAGAGAAGAGCCCCTCTTGAGGGTCGACTGGCTGCCTTTTTCCTCCCCGCGCCGGCTGCCTCCATGGTGGGGCCGGGGCTTTGCGGATCTGGTAGAGCAACAGGTTCTGGAActtgaaaagggggagggggagggaaagaaaggaGAAAGGAGTGGAAGGCCGGGAGGAGAGGCGGAAGCCGAGGGGGCTCGACTCCGGGCAGAAGGGAGCGAAGGTGGAGAAGGAAGTCAGCCTCGCTGGGTGGGCTTCAGAGCCGTCCGTTGGGGATGTACCTTTCCGCCTGGTGTTTCTTCCTCTGCTGGGCTCCTGCCCTGACGCTGAAGAACCTGAACTATTCGGTGCCCGAGGAGCAAGGGGCCGGCACGGTGATCGGCAACATCGGCCGCGATGCCCGGCTGCAGTCCGGGGCTAGCGGCGGGTTGCCGTCTCTGGAGCGCGCCCGCGGCGGCTCCAGCAAGTCCACCTTCCGCGTCTTGGAGAACTCGGCGCCCCACTTGCTGGACGTGGACGGCGAGAGCGGCTTGCTCTACACCAAGCAGCGCATCGACCGCGAGGCGCTGTGCCGCCGGAGCGCCAAGTGCCAGCTCTCGCTGGAGGTCTTCGCCAACGACCAGGAGATCTGCATGATCAAGGTGGAGATCCAGGACCTCAACGACAACGCGCCCGCCTTCCCCTCCGACCAGGTGGACTTGGACATCTCCGAGAACGCCGCGCCGGGCACCCGCTTTCCCCTCGCCAGCGCGCACGATCCGGACGCCAGCGAGAATGGGCTGCGCACTTACTTGCTGACCCGCGACGACTACGGCcttttctccctcgacgtcaaAGCCCGCGGCGACGGCACCAAGTTCCCGGAGCTGGTGGTGCAGAAGCCTCTCGACCGCGAAGAGCAGAGCCACCACACGCTCGTCCTCACGGCGCTCGACGGCGGCGACCCGCCTCGCTCGGGCACCGTCCAGCTCAACGTGCGCCTCATCGACTCCAACGACAACAGCCCCGTCTTCGAGGCCGCTTCCTACGTCGTGGAGCTGCCGGAGAACGCCCCCCTGGGCACCGCGGTCATCGACCTCAACGCCACCGATGCCGACGAGGGCACCAACGGGGAGGTGCTCTACTCCTTCAGCGGCTACACGCCGGAGCGGGTGCGTGAGCTCTTCAGCATCGACCCTCAGACAGGCCTGATCCGGGTCAAGGGGAACCTGGACTACGAGGAGGGGGGCCTCATCGAAATCGATGTGCAGGCCCGGGACCTGGGGCCCAACCCCATCCCTGCCCACTGCAAAGTCACCGTGCGCCTCCTGGATCGCAATGACAATGCTCCCATGATTGGCTTTGTCTCTGTTCGTCAAGGGGCTCTGAGTGAGGCAGCTCCTCCAGGCACTGTAATTGCCCTGGTGAGGGTGACTGACCGAGACTCTGGTAAGAACGGGCAGCTACAGTGCCGGGTGCAAGGGGATGGCAGTGGCGGGGAAGGAGCTGTGCCGCCCTTTACTTTGGAGGAGAACTATGATAATTTGTACACTGTGGTGACAGATCGACCCTTGGACAGAGAGGTGCAGGATGAGTACAATGTCACCATCCTGGCTAGAGATGGTGGCAACCCCCCACTCAACTCCACTAAATCCTTCTCTGTCAGGATCCTTGATGAGAATGACAACCCGCCCCGCTTCAGCAAGAGCCTCTATGTGCTGCAGGTGCCCGAGAACAACATCCCAGGGGAATACCTGGGCTCTGTATTGGCCAAGGATCCAGACTTGGGCCAGAACGGCACTGTGTCCTATTCCATTTTGCCTGGACACGTGGGAGATGTCTCCATTTACACCTACGTCTCCGTCAACCCCACCAATGGTGCTATCTATGCCTTGCGCAGCTTCAACTACGAGCAGACCAAACATTTTGAATTCCACGTGCTGGCCAAAGACTCTGGCACCCCCCACCGTGAGAGCAATGCCACGGTCCGTGTCACAGTTCTTGATGTGAATGACAATGCTCCCTTGATAGTCTTGCCAGCCCTTATCAATGACACTGCTGAACTCCAGGTCCCACGTAATGCCGGCGTGGGGTATCCTGTAGGCACTGTCCGTGCCTTGGATAGTGATTTTGGGGAAAGTGGACGCCTCACGTATGAGATTGTGGAAGGCAATGAGGAACACCTCTTCGAGATGGACCCGACAAGTGGGGAGATACGCACGCTGCATCCTTATTGGGAAGAGCTGAGCCCCGTGGCTGAACTCGTGGTTAAGGTCAGTGACCACGGAAAGCCCAGTCTTTCAGCAGTGGCTAAGCTGATAGTCCGGGCCTTGGCTGGCCCTCTGCCTGAAGCAGGTGAGCCCCAGGTGAATGGCGAACAACACCGAAGACCACACTGGGACCTCTCCCTTCCCTTGATTGTCACCCTGAGTACCGTTTCCATAATCCTGCTGGCTGCCATGATCACGATTGCCGTGAAGTGCAAGCGCGAGAACAAGGAGATCCGCACCTATAACTGTCGTATTGCTGAATATAGCCACCCCCAGCTGGGtggagggggtggtggtggaggggggggaggaggcagcagtggGAGCAAGGGCAAGAAAAAGAAGATTAGCAAGAATGATATCATGCTTGTGCCCAGTGAAGGGGAGGACAGCCGGGGTCCCCTCAATGTTATGAACGTGGTGAGCAGTCCCTCCTTGGCCACATCGCCCATGTATTTTGACTACCAGACACGGCTGCCCCTGAGCTCGCCCAGGTCAGAGGTGATGTACCTGAAACCTGCCTCCAACAACCTGACTGTGCCACAGGGACATGTGGGGTGCCACACCAGCTTCACAGGGCAAGGGACTAACGTCAGTGAGGCTCCCCCGAGCCGGATGTCCATAATTCAGGTAGGAGACTTTTAGAAATAACATGAAACTCCCTCACTGCTAAGTTTTATTTTGTGTCTGCAGTGAAACCTGCTGAGAGGTATCTCTCCAGGCATCCCCAAACATGAGTTGGTTCAGGGTTCAAAGCCTGCCCACATTTGGGGCCAATTCTTGGTTTAATTTATTGGTCACAGGCTCATTAGATCAGTAAAATAAAACTCTTAAATACCACCAAAGCATGACAGTACTGTGAAACTGGTGCATGTTGAGACACAGAGCCATTAGGTCGATTGAGTATCTCAGCATTGAAAACTGACCAGCAGAGGTGCTTTATCTGAGGTTTCACTGTAATGTTTCTTGGGGAAGCTGGGGGAGGCCCATCCCTTGCTGCTAAGTGGAAACGGTCGATGTTGCTCACCTTCATACAAATCATATCTACGTACGTGGGGTTTAAGCTGAGGAAATTTGCAGATGCAGTGTATGTAGCTCTCCATTTGTATATGTCagaatgaattgtttgcaaaatgcATGCCTTCAATGTTTAGAATGGCCTATAAAGTACATGTAGAGAGATGCATtcataacatttatttttatataagaGTAGTATGTGCCCCTGCCCCTTTCTCTTTGTGACCAACAAGAGTGAGCAATTAATGATGAAATGAATCTGTGGTGAGATTTGCAGTATTGCTATAATCCCACCAAAATCCCACAGAAAGGGTTTTAACACATGCCTTAGCCTTCCATTGGCTTACAATGTGCTTATCTTGGACTGGATTGAGCCATATATGTTTAGCTCTACTTCAGGGTATTCAAATGtatacataaacaaataaattaaaagaaGAGAATGCACATTATGCTATGAGTTAGCAATGCCATATTTTTTCTTACCCTGAaccaacatttttatttattttttgtagtaTATTTTAATATCGTAGTAAAGGACTTCAGGTTGGTTCTGCAGGCATGCATGGTCATCATTTGATGATTGCAgatgacttgcatgtgtgaatggaccATCAGAATTTGAACAGATAACATTTTAATATTGCACACTATCTCAGATACAATGCTTTTCACTGGAGTCAGTTCAGCCATTCAGCTACCAGGTAGCAAGGATTACAGTGTCTAGCTGTAGAAAAGTCTTGGGAGGTACATGCCTGGGTAAGTCTGCCCTTTAACAGTTTAAATTTTTATACTGAAAATACATGTGGACCACATTGTGCCTTTCCTTGCAACTGATGGTAGATGTTTGTAGAATGGTCATGATCCAGCCAAAACTAAGTACTTTTTAAAGTCTTGTAGAGACTTAAGCATATGCTCAACTCTCCAGTTGAAACAAATTGAATATAAACATGGTCAACattggctggattgtgtcctGTACACCACAGATCTCTTTACTTGCAGTTGAAGGTGAAATGTTTTACATTGGTTTTTCAGTTTATTTCAAGGAAATAATCTTCTTAAGGGAGGGGAATCATTGGTCTGAAATAAAGAAGCTGTTGATGTTACCTCCCAGGGTTTGTGTATTTCAAAGTTGTGTCCCTGCTTTTTATAGGGCAGATGTAGGGCTTAAAAGATTGTATCTTATCCGCCTGGTCTCCAACCCACAATAAAAGACAGAGCAGAAGGGTTATGCGTGTTAATTTCACTGAAACCAGTGGATTTAACTGGGGTGTGTCTCAGGCTGTTAAGAGTTGATCTACCCTTAATACAGCATGAGGAGACTGCATTCTAGATTGTATTACTTCAGAATGCAGGTGGAGATCACAGTTTTTGAATGGTGCTTTATGTTTAAAACAACCTTTCTGCAGGGTAATAAACTAGTATGTACATCAGAATTAGCATTCAGCTCTTTTTCATGTGCTGGTTTACTACTTGCAGGGACCATAAAAACATGATTCACCCTCTCCTGAAATTTGAAGTGGTGTAGTTAAGAGTTGTACCCCTTCATTCATTTTGCACTCTGTGCAGATTGTATTAAAGTCTTATAGAATAGGCCTTGACCTATGCTTGTTTGCTTCTTTTTACGAACGAAAAGAAGTTGAGGAATAATGTTCATCTATACCAAAACAATCCAGTGCAGGCTTTGCATAATGGCTGTTAAGCACACTACCAATGTCATGTATTTTGTCCTGTGTTTCTTCTAATATGCTGTACTGAGTCACAGGGGAATGATCTGAATGTATCAAAAGTGACAGAGACCCATTTTATGTTACAAGCTTAATGGGGAAAGTTGCTCTTGTTCTTGATGCActgaaaaaaaatcataatgGATTTGAGATTTTCATCTCTGCATGGTTCCATGTACATCCAGGTTACTGTTTCTTCCTATCTTTCTGACCATCAGTGCATACCTATGCACACATACTTGGGAATAAGATCCATTGACAGAGGGATTTATTTTTGAATAAATATGATGAAAGTGGGCTGCAGAATCCCAACATTCTGTCCTGTAAGTAACATTCTGTGACACTGTAGCATGATCAAGAAGCAGAACACAAAATCTGGTTTTTCAGATTGGAGCAGGCTTAACTTCCACGTCAGTGGTGTTGCTGAACGGCTGATGTCCCATTCCTTTCTCCTGTGTAGGTGAATGGCTGTTGTTCATTCCTATGGAGAAAGGTAACGTGTGGCTCTTGGGAACAACGTTGAGGTGAAAGCAGAACCTGCCCACTACTTCGGCCTTCACCAAAAGAAATCTCGTGGGTCTCCAGCACCCCCTGCAAGATAATAACTTTCCATTGGCACTCACCTTGTCTGTCATTATGGTGGGCAAATACAGAATTGCTCAACTGAGGACAAAGGCTGAGGTAGGGTGTGGACATGGAAACTGATATCTGGCAAGCCTTAGGCCCAACATTGCAATTATTGATACAGTAGAGTTATGTCTTTTAATAACTGCACACCCCTTTACAAGGTCACTGTGAATTGTTCTTCAACCCACTATTGAGTTGTGTTGCAGAAACAATTTCATTTTATGCTTATGAATGTGTGTTGCTATCAATTAGGTGAGCTGAGCGATACTCAAAATCTGAAATTGATTTTAACAAAAAGTGACACTTGGAAGAAGAATATTAGGTTAGGGGAGAATGGAAGGTAATTTGATTTATAATTCATGCATTTAAAATTGATATTTTTTTCTAGTGACATTTGTTTAAGTCatgtttttcttaaaaatgtaaaatggAGTAGTCACAATACCAAACGATCCAAAACCATCCTATCCAAAAACCTTTATATAGTGTAATAACTACTTAGAAATTATATTTTGCTAAACAATGTAATATCTTTATAGAACAAATAATACATGTATTGATGATGCTGAATCATTAAACATTTTAATGTAGTGTAAAATCCCAATTGGTAAAAATACAACTTGTTTTACTTTCTACAGTGTATACTGTATAATATCATTTTTTGTCCTGAAAGTTATATAAAACTGAAAGAGGAATTTCCTCCCTTGAAAAGGTGTTCTGTGGTTTCTGTAAAAACTTCAAGATGGAAAGTAACTGCAAAGTATGTAACATAGCATGGTACAGGTGATTATGGAGCAAGAGAATTCAGTCAACAGACTgaattcttcctcttttcctgTTGCAAAATCAGGGTCACCAAAGTTTAAGCTGTAGTGACTCTAGCATTACACGTTCTAGAAAAAGTTAGGATATTGCCATCAGGTGGTAGATGACTAATTTTTGAAGTTTGAGGTTCATTGGGTGCAAATTGAGTAGCTACTAACAATCTGTCTAGCTAGTAATGGAAACCTCAGTCCTGGAGTTAAGGACAGAATCACAGACTTTAGCATTAGAAGGGATCTTAAGAGGCCATCTATTTCAGCCTCTTGTTCAGTGCAGGAGTCTTGCAGTTCTAGTACCCCTGGCggttggccatccagcctctactTAAATACCTCCTGCAAAGCttggcatgttgttgttgttttttctggtAGAGGGTGGACAGAAATTTGGCTTCCCTCCATTTTTGACAGAAATGCTGTGATAGGGAAAGGCTCACCTATTGAATATTTTCCCCTCATACAGCTGTTAATGGTGCAGAAACAGTGCTGGATAAATGCTAGCAACCCCAGTGAAGGTAGTCAAAAGGAGTTGGATGCAGTGTCAGTCAAATAAAAAATACTTCTGTAGAATTGGGTATGACTCTTGACCACATCATCTCAGCAAGCCTGTATGCCTTAAGATGTCGTTTATagagtaaaaataataatttactaTTTCCAGGTTCTTTTCCTCAAGCAATGAGGCTTTTAAAAAGCACGAGGCTGCATTATTAGGTGGCTCTGTACCTTTTCTAAGACCTGAGCTATCCATGCATCAGAATCATGTGGTACAGCTTTTCCTGGACTATACCACTTAAGATGGTAGGCAGAGTAATTTCATATTGGAAAGCTTTCCCAtggtgaaaaagaaaaatcttccaGCACAAGGAAAACCGGTTAATGTGCTGGCTTTCTTTgtgcagaatgtttttttttattttcaccATTGCAGAGTATCCGAGAGTTAGGGTGTTCTCAGTGCATCTGATGTAGATATCCTGAAGTCAAGTTTTAGTATGTACCACAACACTGACAACAGCTAACATGCTTCAAGTGTCTTTTGGGTGTGTTTTAAAGAATCCCCAAGCCCCGGGCTCACCCCCACCTCCATACATATGTAACTGaactctttaaatggtttatAGTCTTGAgaccaaaatatttttttaaaattttcagcAACTAGTACAAGTGATTTCATGTTTTTGCATAATTACAGAACATACAGCACTTTATAATACTATACATCTGCGGGAGTGATTACGCTATAAGTAATAAAGCATGGCAAGTGCAGCAGTGAGGAGTTCTGATCCATTCCCTTCACTTTTAGAATGAACTCCCACAGAAATTTAAATGCTAGCAAGCGTGTGATAGGCTTATTAGCTTGTGTACCTTCCCTGGTTAGGGAACTTGCCTGATGTACTAAGAGGCAATGATCCATGGTAGCCAGTTTATGTATTCAGGCAATCAAGGGAAACTGCATGGTTGAAAAGGTAGAATTTTGACTCACCCTTACTTATGTAAAAGTATGTAAATatgtaaaatattattattgtgcAGTTACTCTGGGATGTGAAGGCTGGTAAGAGCTCCTTATGGAGAGTGGCTGCACGTATGCTacttgccaagttcaaggttcttataTTAATCTACAAAGAAATCCCTTTAGGACTtcagtccaggataccttaaggactgctcAATCACTGAAGTTTTGTGGGTGGGGAGTCGCTGTCAGTGATCTACTGTGGCTCAGATATATGGCTTCTATCCACcagaagctgtgcattcagtattgtgggcccaattctCTCCCAAGTGAGATCAGACAAGCCCCTCCCTGTTGAACGTTTGGTgcttcatgaatattttttacattttatttcagaAGGCATTTAGGTAAGTTTTTCTGATTATGTGGTGAATTTTGACTGATTTTTTTATTCCTATGGTAATCCCTTTTGTAACTtctttgtacactgcttagagactatGGTGTCAAGCAGTATACAAAATATTGCAAAGAATAATGATAAACAGAGTTGACTGTAGGATGCTGTTGAGTATATCTCCAGTGTACTCCTTGTATACTGAACTGATTAGCACAGAAACTAATTTTGATGGGTGGCTAGCATAAACAGTAGATTTATAGCCTAATCCTGTGTATATTTACTCAATGTGATATACATGCATGGAAGTGATTAAGGTTGTAGCTCTAGTAATTCCCATCTATAAAATGGTTTTCAGTCCTTTGTCCTGCATGAGAAGCTATCTCTGGTCTTTGTCTCTGTCTGactgggttcagacataatgctaaaatatggtttagcattatatgcACAAATTTCACACTCATGCACTAATCTCCTCCTCTTTCCACTCTTCCCTTCTGGCAAAGCTATAAGGAGGAAAGTTTCAATTTTctacaaactgtggtttgttatgcCCAACCCCAGAACTATGGTTACTCTCAACTGTGGTTTAAGGAAAGAAGCCAGCATCATAAACTATTGTTTGAGGTTGGCTTGTTtcactaaaccaggggtgggggaaaccTTTCTCAGCCTAAGGTCTGTATTTCCCTCTGAGCAATAAATCAAGAAGCAAAATCTTCCATTCTCATGGCTATGcttagggtgggtgggtcatGAGCCAGATGCTTGTTCATGTCACAATtagccatagtttagtgttatgcCTGAAGGCAGCCTATCTCACTGTGTTAAATAGATAAAAACTGACATTTTGGGATTTAAGCCAATATATTTGGAGTTAGTGATGCTCATTATGGACCTAATATTCATCTCATTGCTGCATCTTAAAAGGCCCAACATAACAACTGAACAAGAACACTGACTGAGGGTTGCCATCTTTTCCCTGATCCCCTGTATTTAACAAAAGCCCAGTATGGAAAATCAAGCAAGTCCTGGTTTGAAGATTAAGAATGGGAAAAGCATCACCCGCTAAATGTCTATGTTAAGCAGTTTAAAAGCACAA
It encodes:
- the PCDH17 gene encoding protocadherin-17 isoform X1; this translates as MYLSAWCFFLCWAPALTLKNLNYSVPEEQGAGTVIGNIGRDARLQSGASGGLPSLERARGGSSKSTFRVLENSAPHLLDVDGESGLLYTKQRIDREALCRRSAKCQLSLEVFANDQEICMIKVEIQDLNDNAPAFPSDQVDLDISENAAPGTRFPLASAHDPDASENGLRTYLLTRDDYGLFSLDVKARGDGTKFPELVVQKPLDREEQSHHTLVLTALDGGDPPRSGTVQLNVRLIDSNDNSPVFEAASYVVELPENAPLGTAVIDLNATDADEGTNGEVLYSFSGYTPERVRELFSIDPQTGLIRVKGNLDYEEGGLIEIDVQARDLGPNPIPAHCKVTVRLLDRNDNAPMIGFVSVRQGALSEAAPPGTVIALVRVTDRDSGKNGQLQCRVQGDGSGGEGAVPPFTLEENYDNLYTVVTDRPLDREVQDEYNVTILARDGGNPPLNSTKSFSVRILDENDNPPRFSKSLYVLQVPENNIPGEYLGSVLAKDPDLGQNGTVSYSILPGHVGDVSIYTYVSVNPTNGAIYALRSFNYEQTKHFEFHVLAKDSGTPHRESNATVRVTVLDVNDNAPLIVLPALINDTAELQVPRNAGVGYPVGTVRALDSDFGESGRLTYEIVEGNEEHLFEMDPTSGEIRTLHPYWEELSPVAELVVKVSDHGKPSLSAVAKLIVRALAGPLPEAGEPQVNGEQHRRPHWDLSLPLIVTLSTVSIILLAAMITIAVKCKRENKEIRTYNCRIAEYSHPQLGGGGGGGGGGGGSSGSKGKKKKISKNDIMLVPSEGEDSRGPLNVMNVVSSPSLATSPMYFDYQTRLPLSSPRSEVMYLKPASNNLTVPQGHVGCHTSFTGQGTNVSEAPPSRMSIIQTDNFPAEPNYLGSRQQFVQSSSTFKDPERASLRDSGHGDSDQADSDQDTNKGSCCDMSVREALKMKTTSTKSQPLEQEQQGRGQRPIVGICGQARCKEGNFSEQEECINCTDECRVLGHSDRCWMPQFPPANQAENADYRTNLFVPTVEANVETETYETVNPTGKKTFCTFGKDKREHTILIANVKPYLKAKRALSPLLQEVPSASSSPTKTCIEPCTSTKGPLDSCEVKTGALAEPSSQYMTPSDSQYLSPSKQSRDAAFIASDQMARVFAEVHARVSRDSAEMDSVLEQIDRSNRELGRESVDAEEVVREIDKLLQDCRGNDPVAVRK